The genomic stretch TTCGCTCAAGGCCAAGAGAATTGCTTTTCTCATCATTTTTTTGTTTATGTCTTTCTTGAAATTTCTGTATTTTGTCGGACCAAAAACAATTCCTCCCCCTCTCCAAACTGGAGTTCTAACTGATCCTACTCTGGCATTCCCGGTTCCTTTCTGTTTCCAGGGTTTTTTCCCTGATCCTGATCTTTCACCTCTGCCCTTCGTGTGAGCCAAAACTTGTCTTTGGTTTGATAAAATGGCTACATACGCCTGATGCAAAAGTTCGTCATTTTTTTTCAACCCAAAAACAGCATCGGACAATTCTATATCTTCAATCTTCTTTCCTTCCAAATTGTATACTGCTGCCTTAATCATATAAATTTCTAATCTACACTAGTTATTTCTACTATTCTTCCAACTACGCCCGGAACTGCTCCTTTGACTCCCAATATATTCTTATCTTTATCGATATAAACTATTTTTAAATTTTTGGCTGATGATTTTTCTCCACCCATTCTTCCGGCCATCCTCTTCCCTTTCATCACGTGTTCCGGATAGGTCGCTCCGACAGAACCGGGAGCTCTAAGATCATGTTTATGGCCATGCGTGCTTGAAGATCCGTGAAAACCATGTCTTTTCATTACTCCTTGAAATCCTTTTCCTTTGGTAATTCCGGTAATCTTAACTTTCTCATCCATCTCAAAAATGTCAACTTTAACTTCATCTCCTGTTTTTATTTCCGCATTATTTTTAACCCTGAATTCTTTCTTGGCTTTTTTATTGATAGTTTTATCTACTTCCAACAAAACAGCGCTATATCCATCTTTTTCAGGAGTTCTGATGAATGAAATTTTGTTAGGAACGCATTCAATAAGAGTCACATTCAAAGCCCCTTTATTCTCATCATAAATAGTCGTCATTCCTAATTTTTTCCCGAGTATAAACTTTGTCATATTTTTTCAAACAAAAAACTGGCTTTCACCAGCCAATCCCGATTAATCGGAACGTTAGCTAGTTGAGTATCCTATAATAAGGACTTTAACTAGATATATATTTTATCACATCTTTATCTCTACGTCAACTCCTGCCGGCAAATCAAGGCTTGTGAGATTTTCTATCGTCTTTCCAGTCGGATTCCAAATATCAATAAGCCTTTTGTGGATAACCATTTCAAATTGCTCTCTGGCGTCTTTATGAACAAAAGTCGACTTATTGACGGTCACTTTATGGATCTCGGTTGGAAGCGGAACTGGTCCGGTAATCTTTGCGCCGCTTCTTTCAGCTGTTTCCACTATCTTCTTGGCTGATTGGTCAATAATTTTGTTGTCGTAGGCTTTGATTTTTATACGAACTCTTGTGCCTTCTTCTGATTTTTGCATTTCAGTTTTTTGACTAAATTTTAAATAATTCATCCTTGAATGGACATGGATGAGCATAACCCTCAAGGTTATGCTCATTTAGTTTATTCAAGACTACTTGATAACTTTGGTTGCTACTCCGCTGCCAACTGTCTTTCCGCCTTCTCGAATCGCGAATCTCATTCCTTCTTCCATAGCGACCGGAGCAATCAATTTTATGTTAAGACTTACAGTATCTCCAGGCATCACCATTTCCGTTCCTTCCGGCAAGATTACTTCTCCGGTAACATCAGTAGTTCTAATATAAAATTGAGGTTTGTATCCTTTGAAAAATGGAGTGTGTCTTCCGCCTTCCTCTTTGGTTAAAATGTATACTTCTCCTTCGAATTCAGTGTGAGGAGTGATTGATCCCGGTTTGGCCAAAACTTGCCCTCTTTCCACATCTTCTTTTTTAACTCCTCGAATAAGGACTCCGGCATTATCCCCGGCCGTTCCTTTGTCAAGAGATTTGTTAAACATTTCGATTCCGGTTACTACTGTCTTTTGAGTAGGTTTGAGTCCGACAATTTCCACTTCATCATTGATATTCACTACTCCTCTTTCGATTCTTCCGGTTACCACTGTTCCTCGACCTTCAATTGAAAATATATCTTCAATCGGCATCAGGTATGGCTTGTCAATATCTCTAACCGGTTCAGGAATTTTTTCGTCAAGAGCGGCAACCAAGTCAAATATTGGTTTTGCAGCTTCATCATCTGCTGATTTTGTTTCAAGCGCCTTAAGTGCTGAACCTCTGATTATCACAGCATTGTCTCCGTCAAATTCATATTTCGACAATAACTCTCGAACTTCCGCTTCTACCAAATCAACAAGTTCCGGATCGTCAACCATATCAACTTTGTTAACGAAAACAACAATCGTTGAAACTCCCACCTGATGAGCCAAGAGAATATGCTCTCTGGTTTGAGGCATAGGTCCATCAGTAGCGCTTACTACCAATATTGCTCCGTCCATTTGAGCGGCTCCGGTAATCATGTTCTTGATATAATCAGCATGTCCCGGACAGTCTACATGAGCATAATGCCTTTTTTCAGATTCATATTCACAGTGAGCAGTTGCAATGGTTATTCCTCTTTCTCTTTCCTCAGGAGCTTTGTCAATTTCATCCACTCCCTTTGGTTTTGCCCAGCCCTTAAAGCTCAGTACATGAAGAATAGCCGCGGTAAGAGTAGTCTTTCCGTGATCAACATGACCAATGGTTCCGACATTGACATGAGGCTTAGTTCTTTCAAATTTTTCTGCTGCCATAATTTTTGATTTTTATACTTCAGCCAGGAAACAAAAAAATCCCCCGATTGATAGTAAATATTTAATTTAACAAATTACGATAATGTAAGTATATTTTAACACAAATAAAAATGGTGTCAAAAACCTTTGCTATCCTAACAACTAATTTTAACTGTGTCAAGCCTAAAATGCAATTTTCTATTTCTTACTCTTTATCCCTTCAGCGATATTAGTCGGCACTTCGGCATAGTGTCCGAATTCCATGGCATAATTGGCGCGTCCCTGTGTCATACTTCGAAGCTGGGTGGCATAACCGAACATTGAAGCTAATGGAATTTCCGCGTCTATTACTTTCACTCTGGCATTGCCTTCTCCTCTATCATTAATTTCTTTGATGATACCTCTTTTTGCATTAACATCTCCCACCACATCTCCCATAAAATTTTCCGGGGTAATAACCTGGACTTTCATCACTGGCTCCAAAATAACCGGTTTAGCTCTTCGAGTGGCTTCTTGAAATGCCATTGAAGCGGCAATTTTGAAAGCAATTTCCGAGGAATCAACTTCATGAAATGATCCATCATACAAAGTGGCTTTTACGTCCACTACCGGATAGCCGGCTAAAACACCGCTATTCATTGCTTCCTTAACTCCTTTTTCAATCGGAGAAATAAATTCCTGAGGAATAACTCCGCCCTTAATCTTATTGTCAAATTCAAATCCCTTGCCGGGTTCTTGCGGTTCGACTTTAATCCAACAATGTCCGTATTGTCCTTTTCCTCCGGATTGCTTGATATATTTTCCTTCCGCTTCAGCAGAAATTTTTATTGTTTCTCGATAAGCTACTTGAGGCTGTCCGATATTGGCTTCAACTTTAAATTCTCTTTTCATTCGATCGACTAGAATATCCAAATGAAGCTCTCCCATTCCGGAAATAATAACTTGATTAGTTTCCTCATCGCTTCTAACTCTGAAAGTCGGATCCTCTTCGGAAAGTTTTTTGAGCGCCAATCCCATTTTTTCCTGATCAGCTTTGGTTTTCGGTTCAATGGCGATATCGATAACCGGTTCGGGAAAAGTTATGGATTCAAGAAGGATCGGTTTGTCTATGTCGCAAAGAGTATTTCCAGTTGTAGTAACTTTCATTCCGACCAGCGCTCCAATTCCACCGGAATAAAGATCCTCAATTTCCTCTCTGTGATTAGAGTGCATCTGGAGTATTCGTCCAACCCTTTCTTTTTCATCTTTAGTGGAATTCAGAACATATGATCCGGCTTTAATCATTCCTGAATAAACTCGAAAAAATGTCAGCTGTCCGACAAACGGATCGGTGGCAACCTTAAAAGCCAGCGCCGAGAATGGTTCCCCGTCCAAAGCTTTTCTTTCTATCTCTGCTCCGTTTCTCGGATCAGTTCCTTTAACTGGAGGAATATCGGCCGGAGACGGAAGATAATCAATGACAGCATCCAAAACCAGCTGTATTCCTTTGTTGCGAAGCGCGGTTCCGACAAATACAGGAAACACTTTGGCTTGAATAACAGCAACGCGAAGAGCCTTTTTAAGTTCTTCTTCGGTTATTTCTTCTCCGCTTAAATATTTTTCAGTTAATTTATCATCGGTTTCGGCAATTTTTTCAATCATTTTTTCTCTCCATTCTTTTGCCTTGCTTAAAAGCTCCTCTGGAATTTCTTTTTCTTCAAGCTTTTCTCCTTTATCTCCCACAAAGTAAACCGCTTTCATTCTCATAAGGTCTACTACTCCGGAAAAGTCTCCTCTTTCTCCAATCGGAATTTGAACTGCCACCGCATGCGGAGTCAACCTGTTCCAAATTGATCCCAATGAATATTCGAAGTCAGCTCCTTCTTTGTCAATTTTATTGATAAAACAAAGCCTTGGTATATCATATTTTTCTGCCTGCCTCCAGACGGTTTCCGATTGCGGTTCCACTCCTTCTTTTCCATCAAATACCGTTACACCGCCATCAAGCACGCGAAGCGATCTCTCCACTTCAACCGTAAAATCCACATGTCCCGGAGTATCAATAATATTAATCTGGCAATCTCTCCAAAAACAAGTGGTAGCAGCACTGGTAATAGTAATCCCCCTTTCTCTTTCTTGTTCCATCCAATCCATTACTGCCTCTCCCTCATGCACTTCTCCAATTTTATGAGTAATTCCCGTGTAATACAAAATACGCTCGGTAGTTGTTGTTTTACCAGCGTCAATATGGGCGATAATGCCAATATTTCGATATTTATCTATAGGGTATTTCCTTGGCATATTTCGTTAAGTTTACGCGAAGTGAGCAAAAGCTTTATTGGCTTCTGCCATTCTATGGACATCTTCCCTTTTTTTCATCGCCGTTCCAATTTTATTTGAAGCATCAATAAATTCATCGGCT from Parcubacteria group bacterium encodes the following:
- the rplC gene encoding 50S ribosomal protein L3 produces the protein MTKFILGKKLGMTTIYDENKGALNVTLIECVPNKISFIRTPEKDGYSAVLLEVDKTINKKAKKEFRVKNNAEIKTGDEVKVDIFEMDEKVKITGITKGKGFQGVMKRHGFHGSSSTHGHKHDLRAPGSVGATYPEHVMKGKRMAGRMGGEKSSAKNLKIVYIDKDKNILGVKGAVPGVVGRIVEITSVD
- the rplD gene encoding 50S ribosomal protein L4, whose translation is MIKAAVYNLEGKKIEDIELSDAVFGLKKNDELLHQAYVAILSNQRQVLAHTKGRGERSGSGKKPWKQKGTGNARVGSVRTPVWRGGGIVFGPTKYRNFKKDINKKMMRKAILLALSEKVNSKEVVILDKIELAEKKTKKFSEIVGNLKIKGSILFGFSASEKDLRLYSRNLKKADNVMTSDLNVFDIMNHKNLVLSKESVKYLEEKYGKKITKQSQK
- the rpsJ gene encoding 30S ribosomal protein S10; this encodes MNYLKFSQKTEMQKSEEGTRVRIKIKAYDNKIIDQSAKKIVETAERSGAKITGPVPLPTEIHKVTVNKSTFVHKDAREQFEMVIHKRLIDIWNPTGKTIENLTSLDLPAGVDVEIKM
- the fusA gene encoding elongation factor G, producing MPRKYPIDKYRNIGIIAHIDAGKTTTTERILYYTGITHKIGEVHEGEAVMDWMEQERERGITITSAATTCFWRDCQINIIDTPGHVDFTVEVERSLRVLDGGVTVFDGKEGVEPQSETVWRQAEKYDIPRLCFINKIDKEGADFEYSLGSIWNRLTPHAVAVQIPIGERGDFSGVVDLMRMKAVYFVGDKGEKLEEKEIPEELLSKAKEWREKMIEKIAETDDKLTEKYLSGEEITEEELKKALRVAVIQAKVFPVFVGTALRNKGIQLVLDAVIDYLPSPADIPPVKGTDPRNGAEIERKALDGEPFSALAFKVATDPFVGQLTFFRVYSGMIKAGSYVLNSTKDEKERVGRILQMHSNHREEIEDLYSGGIGALVGMKVTTTGNTLCDIDKPILLESITFPEPVIDIAIEPKTKADQEKMGLALKKLSEEDPTFRVRSDEETNQVIISGMGELHLDILVDRMKREFKVEANIGQPQVAYRETIKISAEAEGKYIKQSGGKGQYGHCWIKVEPQEPGKGFEFDNKIKGGVIPQEFISPIEKGVKEAMNSGVLAGYPVVDVKATLYDGSFHEVDSSEIAFKIAASMAFQEATRRAKPVILEPVMKVQVITPENFMGDVVGDVNAKRGIIKEINDRGEGNARVKVIDAEIPLASMFGYATQLRSMTQGRANYAMEFGHYAEVPTNIAEGIKSKK
- the tuf gene encoding elongation factor Tu → MAAEKFERTKPHVNVGTIGHVDHGKTTLTAAILHVLSFKGWAKPKGVDEIDKAPEERERGITIATAHCEYESEKRHYAHVDCPGHADYIKNMITGAAQMDGAILVVSATDGPMPQTREHILLAHQVGVSTIVVFVNKVDMVDDPELVDLVEAEVRELLSKYEFDGDNAVIIRGSALKALETKSADDEAAKPIFDLVAALDEKIPEPVRDIDKPYLMPIEDIFSIEGRGTVVTGRIERGVVNINDEVEIVGLKPTQKTVVTGIEMFNKSLDKGTAGDNAGVLIRGVKKEDVERGQVLAKPGSITPHTEFEGEVYILTKEEGGRHTPFFKGYKPQFYIRTTDVTGEVILPEGTEMVMPGDTVSLNIKLIAPVAMEEGMRFAIREGGKTVGSGVATKVIK